The window CCCGTGCCACGAGGTGGTTAAGATCGACTACCACCTGCCGGGCTGCCCGCCCTCGGCCGACACCATCTGGGAAGCCCTGGTCGCGCTGCTGAACAACAAACCGATGGAATTGCCTTACCAGCTCATCAAATACGATTGAGATCGGAGGAACACCGTGTCTGCATCACCCAAAAGTGGCAACAAAATCACCATCATGCCGGTCACTCGCGTCGAGGGCCACGGCAAGGTGACGATCCTGCTGGACAGTAAGAACAAGGTCAAGCAGGCCCGGTTGCACATCGTCGAGTTCCGCGGGTTCGAGCGATTCATCCAGGGCCGGCCCTACTGGGAAGTGCCCGTCCTGGTTCAGCGATTGTGCGGCATCTGCCCGGTCAGCCACCATCTGGCAGCCGCCAAGGCCATGGACCGCATCGTCGGCGCTGACAAGCTCACCCCGACAGCCGAAAAGATGCGCCGACTGATGCACTACGGACAGTTCTTCCAGTCCCACGCCTTGCACTTCTTCCATCTGTGCTCGCCCGACCTGCTGTTCGGCTTTGACGCCGACCCGGCCGTTCGCAACGTGATCGGCGTGGCCGCCAAGTTCCCCGATCTGGCCGTCCAGGGCGTCATGATGCGAAAGTACGGCCAGGAGATCATCCTGCGAACCGCCGGCAAGAAGATCCACGGCACCGGCGCCATCCCCGGCGGCATCAACAAGAACCT of the Phycisphaerae bacterium genome contains:
- a CDS encoding nickel-dependent hydrogenase large subunit, producing MPVTRVEGHGKVTILLDSKNKVKQARLHIVEFRGFERFIQGRPYWEVPVLVQRLCGICPVSHHLAAAKAMDRIVGADKLTPTAEKMRRLMHYGQFFQSHALHFFHLCSPDLLFGFDADPAVRNVIGVAAKFPDLAVQGVMMRKYGQEIILRTAGKKIHGTGAIPGGINKNL